In the Halichoerus grypus chromosome 4, mHalGry1.hap1.1, whole genome shotgun sequence genome, one interval contains:
- the ANKRD10 gene encoding ankyrin repeat domain-containing protein 10: MSTAGAGAGVEAGFSSEELLSLRFPLHRACRDGDLAALCSLLQQTPRAHLAAEDSFYGWTPVHWAAHFGKLECLIQLVRAGATLDVSTTRYAQTPAHIAAFGGHPQCLIWLIQAGASINKPDCEGETPIHKAARSGSLDCVSALVANGAHIDLRNARGLTAADLAQTQGFQECTQFLLNLQNCHLSRFYDNGPVNGGHQSRFPNHTSAGTSRKRCLEDPEPFGVKKARTEAQSSGPCRPLGNGDADDEADTMLVDRELAAVTDMKNSSPVSDTLTNGCVINGHLDFPSTTQLNGMESRNDQCLSGSNGISNGLVRGRPFPSSQGSVCVNGTEDPEKTMSVNAEMCGSLHLNGSPSSCVANRPSWVEDIEENLHYGHYHGFGDTAESIPELNSAAEHPNSAKGGERRGGAALGAMHLYHGS; the protein is encoded by the exons ATGTCGACGGCAGGAGCGGGCGCAGGCGTGGAGGCGGGCTTCTCCAGCGAGGAGCTGCTGTCGCTCCGCTTCCCGCTGCACCGCGCCTGCCGCGACGGGGACCTGGCCGCGCTCTGCTCGCTGTTGCAGCAGACGCCGCGCGCCCACCTGGCCGCCGAGGACTCCTTCTACGGCTGGACGCCCGTGCACTGGGCCGCGCACTTCGGCAAG TTGGAGTGCCTCATCCAGTTGGTGAGAGCTGGAGCCACGCTGGACGTCTCCACTACGCGCTACGCACAGACCCCAGCGCACATCGCTGCTTTTGGGGGCCACCCCCAGTGCCTCATCTGGTTGATTCAAGCAGGAGCCAGCATTAACAAACCG GACTGTGAGGGCGAGACCCCCATTCACAAGGCGGCTCGCTCTGGGAGCCTGGACTGCGTCAGTGCCCTGGTGGCCAACGGGGCCCACATCGA CCTGAGAAATGCCCGTGGCCTGACAGCGGCAGACCTTGCTCAAACCCAGGGTTTCCAAGAGTGCACCCAGTTTCTCTTGAACCTGCAGAATTGTCACCTGAGCCGTTTCTATGATAACGGCCCGGTAAATGGGGGCCATCAGAGCCGATTCCCCAATCATACTAGTGCGGGAACCAGTCGCAAGAGATGCTTGGAAGATCCGGAGCCCTTTGGAGTAAAGAAGGCTAGGACCGAAG CCCAGAGCTCGGGTCCCTGCAGGCCGCTGGGGAACGGCGACGCGGATGACGAAGCTGACACGATGCTGGTCGATAGAGAGCTTGCTGCTGTAACAG ATATGAAAAACAGTAGCCCCGTGTCGGATACACTGACAAATGGATGTgtcatcaatggacatttggacttCCCCTCCACGACACAGCTCAATGGGATGGAGAGCAGGAATGACCAGTGCTTATCAGGATCTAATGGAATTAGCAATGGATTAGTTCGAGGACGGCCTTTTCCAAGTAGCCAGGGTTCTGTTTGTGTTAATGGGACTGAGGACCCAGAAAAGACCATGAGCGTTAATGCGGAGATGTGCGGCTCTCTGCACCTGAATGGGAGTCCGAGTAGCTGCGTAGCTAATAGACCTTCCTGGGTGGAGGACATTGAGGAGAATCTGCACTACGGGCATTACCATGGGTTTGGGGACACCGCTGAAAGCATCCCCGAGCTTAATAGTGCGGCGGAGCACCCCAACTCCGCGAAGGGGGGAGAGAGACGCGGTGGCGCTGCCCTGGGGGCCATGCACCTGTACCACGGCTCGTAG